A genomic region of Nymphaea colorata isolate Beijing-Zhang1983 chromosome 2, ASM883128v2, whole genome shotgun sequence contains the following coding sequences:
- the LOC126409786 gene encoding uncharacterized protein LOC126409786 isoform X5 — protein MVPWIILLFTMRQQLPSSSPPQCSSMSPPPPPLEHFSAVAKPQLLGSSSCITRRTAIHINSWEAVSQYFNGCLSRSRCFWRN, from the exons ATGGTTCCCTGGATCATCCTCCTCTTCACCATGCGGCAGCAgctcccctcctcctctccaccACAGTGCAGCAGCATgtctcctccccctcctccccTAGAGCACTTTTCTGCAGTAGCAAAACCCCAGCTGCTAG GTTCATCCAGTTGTATTACTAGGAGGACAGCAATACATATCAACTCTTGGGAAGCCGTTTCCCAATATTTCAATGGTTGCCTCTCGAG
- the LOC126409786 gene encoding uncharacterized protein LOC126409786 isoform X1, translating to MVPWIILLFTMRQQLPSSSPPQCSSMSPPPPPLEHFSAVAKPQLLGSSSCITRRTAIHINSWEAVSQYFNGCLSRWHLHNNRLLFCDFFPAMKKEEKSAGILLAYMYFGFNQLQYEKAMFPKGWMASHV from the exons ATGGTTCCCTGGATCATCCTCCTCTTCACCATGCGGCAGCAgctcccctcctcctctccaccACAGTGCAGCAGCATgtctcctccccctcctccccTAGAGCACTTTTCTGCAGTAGCAAAACCCCAGCTGCTAG GTTCATCCAGTTGTATTACTAGGAGGACAGCAATACATATCAACTCTTGGGAAGCCGTTTCCCAATATTTCAATGGTTGCCTCTCGAG GTGGCATCTCCACAATAACAGATTATTATTTTGTGACTTCTTTCCTGcaatgaagaaggaagaaaaatcagcaGGCATACTTCTAGCTTACATGTATTTTGGTTTCAATCAGCTACAGTATGAAAAAGCGATGTTTCCCAAGGGTTGGATGGCATCCCATGTCTAG